From Agromyces sp. SYSU T00194, a single genomic window includes:
- a CDS encoding MurR/RpiR family transcriptional regulator, with protein MTERMPRTIAERIDGALDVLTPQERRVAEFMLDHPAELAVYNSSELARMTGVSKATVSRLYRRLGFSGSAEVRDHVRALRSSGTPLGHAGVPATAPAGMAAVLEAERANLSRLLDGLADGVLERVATLLREAGTVLVAGYRNGYPVALHLREQLAQCRPGVRVAPQPGQSVGEELADLGPGDAAVLVGLRRRPEGFAELVAAAAATGAETIAIVDPAGAEAAAGAGTVIACPVDGAGAFSSYASAMSLASLVASAVLAGDMRAGRTRIARIDDAYARLGEVEAP; from the coding sequence ATGACCGAGCGGATGCCCCGCACCATCGCCGAGCGGATCGACGGCGCGCTCGACGTGCTGACGCCGCAGGAGCGACGGGTCGCGGAGTTCATGCTCGACCACCCGGCCGAGCTCGCCGTCTACAACTCGAGCGAGCTCGCGCGCATGACCGGGGTGTCCAAGGCGACGGTCAGCCGCCTCTACCGGCGGCTCGGCTTCTCGGGGTCGGCGGAGGTGCGCGACCACGTGCGCGCGCTCCGCAGCTCGGGCACGCCGCTCGGGCACGCGGGCGTGCCGGCCACCGCCCCCGCGGGCATGGCCGCCGTGCTCGAGGCCGAGCGGGCGAACCTCTCGCGCCTGCTCGACGGGCTCGCCGACGGCGTGCTCGAGCGCGTGGCGACGCTCCTCCGCGAGGCGGGGACCGTGCTCGTCGCCGGGTACCGCAACGGCTACCCGGTCGCGCTGCACCTGCGCGAGCAGCTCGCCCAGTGCCGCCCGGGGGTGCGCGTCGCGCCGCAGCCGGGCCAGTCGGTGGGGGAGGAGCTCGCCGACCTCGGCCCGGGCGACGCGGCCGTGCTGGTCGGGCTGCGGCGGCGCCCCGAGGGGTTCGCCGAGCTCGTCGCGGCGGCCGCGGCCACCGGCGCGGAGACGATCGCGATCGTGGACCCCGCGGGCGCGGAGGCGGCTGCGGGTGCCGGGACCGTCATCGCGTGCCCGGTCGACGGCGCGGGCGCGTTCTCGAGCTACGCGAGCGCGATGAGCCTCGCGAGCCTGGTCGCGAGCGCGGTGCTCGCGGGCGACATGCGCGCGGGCCGCACGCGCATCGCGCGGATCGACGACGCCTACGCGCGTCTCGGCGAGGTCGAGGCGCCGTAG
- a CDS encoding nucleoside deaminase has translation MTHDAPSPAPASAEPGRDDRYWLEQAVELAVENVGDGGGPFGAVVVRDGRLLAAGGNRVTRDLDPTAHAEVCVIREACRSIGDFSLAGATLYSSCEPCPLCLAAALWARVDRVVYAADRDDAADGGFDDREFYELFARDRATWDTPVEQLRTDGATTPFDAWHGKDDRTDY, from the coding sequence ATGACCCACGACGCACCGAGCCCTGCGCCGGCCTCCGCCGAACCAGGCCGCGACGACCGCTACTGGCTCGAGCAGGCCGTCGAGCTGGCCGTCGAGAACGTCGGCGACGGCGGCGGACCCTTCGGCGCCGTCGTCGTGCGCGACGGCCGGCTCCTCGCCGCGGGCGGCAACCGCGTGACCCGCGACCTGGACCCCACGGCGCACGCCGAGGTGTGCGTCATCCGCGAGGCGTGCCGCAGCATCGGCGACTTCTCGCTGGCCGGCGCCACGCTCTACTCGTCGTGCGAGCCGTGCCCGCTGTGCCTGGCCGCGGCGCTCTGGGCCCGTGTCGACCGGGTGGTGTACGCGGCCGACCGCGACGACGCCGCCGACGGCGGGTTCGACGACCGGGAGTTCTACGAGCTCTTCGCGCGCGACCGCGCCACCTGGGACACGCCCGTCGAGCAGCTCCGCACGGACGGCGCGACGACTCCGTTCGACGCCTGGCACGGCAAGGACGACCGCACCGACTACTAG
- a CDS encoding allantoate amidohydrolase, translating into MSDRLRTGSLAVAERILDRCDRLGTITSMPGMIERVHLSPEHREANDLAAGWIAEAGLEAWQDAAGNQCGRLEGAVDGLPALLLGSHLDTVRDAGRYDGMLGVLLAIEVAARIAARDEPLPFALEVVGFSDEEGTRFGSALAGSRALAGHFSHDWWEYRGADGLTYADASIDFGLDPGRIGAAARRPEALVGYLEAHIEQGPYLEDADRALAVVPTIAGARRFALTMTGVAGHAGGTPYARRRDALVGASELVAAIERIGIESGTIATVGRMQAFPGGVNVIPGRAEFSLDLRAETNEARDAAFAEIERTAAEIASRRGLAFTADERYRADATPCADWLQDAVEAGIRSTGDDDPMRIWSRAGHDGMAVQAVTDIAMLFIRCGRGGISHHPDETVARRDVALALDAMEAAVLAVADRVRAEPDRLVTPAPPEPHGVGHHA; encoded by the coding sequence ATGAGCGACCGGCTCCGCACCGGGTCCCTGGCAGTGGCCGAGCGCATCCTCGACCGCTGCGACCGGCTCGGCACCATCACCTCGATGCCCGGCATGATCGAGCGCGTGCACCTCTCGCCCGAGCACCGCGAGGCGAACGACCTCGCGGCCGGGTGGATCGCCGAGGCCGGGCTCGAGGCCTGGCAGGACGCCGCGGGCAACCAGTGCGGCCGCCTCGAGGGCGCGGTCGACGGCCTGCCGGCGCTGCTGCTCGGCTCGCACCTCGACACGGTGCGCGACGCCGGCCGCTACGACGGCATGCTCGGCGTGCTGCTCGCGATCGAGGTGGCCGCGCGCATCGCGGCCCGCGACGAGCCGCTGCCGTTCGCACTCGAGGTCGTCGGGTTCAGTGACGAGGAGGGCACCCGCTTCGGCAGCGCGCTCGCCGGCAGCCGCGCGCTCGCCGGGCACTTCTCCCACGACTGGTGGGAGTACCGCGGGGCCGACGGGCTCACCTACGCCGACGCGAGCATCGACTTCGGGCTCGATCCGGGTCGCATCGGTGCCGCCGCGCGTCGGCCCGAGGCGCTCGTCGGCTACCTCGAGGCGCACATCGAGCAGGGCCCCTACCTCGAGGACGCCGACCGGGCGCTCGCCGTGGTGCCGACCATCGCCGGTGCCCGCCGCTTCGCCCTGACGATGACCGGCGTCGCCGGGCACGCCGGCGGCACGCCCTACGCGCGCCGCCGCGACGCGCTGGTCGGTGCGAGCGAGCTCGTGGCCGCCATCGAGCGCATCGGCATCGAGTCGGGCACCATCGCCACCGTCGGCCGGATGCAGGCCTTCCCGGGCGGCGTGAACGTCATCCCGGGCCGCGCCGAGTTCAGCCTCGACCTGCGCGCCGAGACGAACGAGGCGCGCGACGCCGCGTTCGCCGAGATCGAGCGGACGGCCGCGGAGATCGCGTCGCGCCGCGGCCTCGCCTTCACCGCCGACGAGCGCTACCGGGCCGACGCGACCCCGTGCGCCGACTGGCTGCAGGACGCGGTCGAGGCCGGCATCCGCTCGACCGGCGACGACGACCCGATGCGCATCTGGAGCCGGGCCGGCCACGACGGCATGGCCGTGCAGGCCGTCACCGACATCGCGATGCTGTTCATCCGGTGCGGCCGCGGCGGCATCAGCCACCACCCCGACGAGACCGTGGCCCGGCGCGACGTGGCGCTCGCGCTCGACGCGATGGAGGCCGCGGTGCTCGCGGTCGCCGACCGCGTGCGCGCCGAGCCGGACCGGCTGGTCACGCCCGCGCCGCCCGAGCCGCACGGGGTCGGGCACCACGCATGA
- a CDS encoding nucleotidyltransferase family protein, protein MTGQVLGVVLAAGAGARMGRPKALVREPDGTPWVELAVRMLREAGCASVLVVLGAEADAARELVPEGARVAEHPGWRDGLGSTVRRALEVAADAPADAVLLTLVDLPGLPASVARRVLAAAPDDLRASLARAVFGGRPGHPVLVGRDHWARLAETLHGDAGASAYLRAHDARAVECGDLAGGEDRDRPGPG, encoded by the coding sequence ATGACCGGTCAGGTGCTCGGCGTGGTGCTCGCCGCGGGGGCCGGCGCCCGCATGGGCCGCCCGAAGGCGCTGGTGCGCGAACCCGACGGCACGCCGTGGGTGGAGCTGGCGGTGCGGATGCTGCGCGAGGCCGGCTGCGCGTCGGTGCTCGTCGTGCTCGGGGCCGAGGCGGATGCCGCGCGCGAACTGGTGCCGGAGGGCGCCCGGGTCGCGGAGCATCCGGGCTGGCGCGACGGCCTGGGCTCGACCGTGCGCCGTGCGCTCGAGGTCGCGGCCGACGCCCCGGCCGACGCCGTGCTGCTCACGCTCGTCGACCTGCCGGGCCTGCCCGCGAGCGTCGCGCGGCGGGTGCTCGCCGCCGCGCCGGACGACCTGCGCGCGTCACTGGCCCGTGCGGTCTTCGGCGGCCGGCCCGGCCATCCGGTGCTCGTCGGACGCGACCACTGGGCGCGGCTCGCCGAGACGCTGCACGGCGACGCGGGCGCGAGCGCCTACCTGCGCGCCCACGACGCGCGCGCGGTCGAGTGCGGCGACCTCGCCGGCGGCGAGGACCGCGACCGGCCCGGGCCGGGCTGA
- the uraH gene encoding hydroxyisourate hydrolase, whose protein sequence is MTGRSHVTSHVLDATTGRPAPGVGVRLEASDAVGWRTVGTGITDADGRVGTLGPEQLPAGRYRVVFDTAAYFGDRPTFYAEVAIDFLLDDPAQHFHIPLLLSPFAYSTYRGS, encoded by the coding sequence ATGACCGGCCGCAGCCACGTCACCTCGCACGTGCTCGACGCCACCACCGGGCGCCCGGCGCCCGGGGTCGGGGTGCGGCTCGAGGCATCCGATGCCGTCGGCTGGCGCACGGTGGGCACCGGCATCACCGACGCCGACGGGCGGGTCGGCACGCTCGGGCCCGAGCAGCTGCCCGCCGGGCGCTACCGCGTGGTCTTCGACACGGCCGCGTACTTCGGCGACCGGCCGACCTTCTACGCCGAGGTCGCGATCGACTTCCTGCTCGACGACCCCGCGCAGCACTTCCACATCCCGCTGCTGCTCAGCCCGTTCGCGTACTCCACGTACCGCGGCAGCTAG
- a CDS encoding AtzH-like domain-containing protein — MADAGGPRVRVAGGADAPEGLLGAVLGYEAALMADDLDALADWFEPGDDTMRADASGLLVGHDAITRFRGRRGGAGARRVVAVHVLPVADGVAHVVVAHAPGAGGRGTVSQLWRRGQGRWRIAAAHVTAPAPAFDRRTWRTLGDPLLPPTASGALDGRTVAVKDVFAVAGHPIGAGIPAYLDEAPVEPRSAAAVDALRAAGAAIRGIARTDQFAYSIAGRNPAYGTPPNPAVPGAVSGGSTSGPASAVALGQADLGLGTDTAGSIRVPASYQGLWGLRTTHGAVDRAGVLPLAPRFDTVGWLARDRATLEAAARASLPRAAGADAAGGARPLDDAVLRVAPALLEGLGPGVREAFEAAVRALGASGCEVRGLDVPALGAAALDALFAAFRTAQAAEAWRAHGTWITAHPDALAPDVAARFAWASEVTADDEAAAIAVLDAARRDIDAALGDGLLLLPSAASVAPALDAEGADIEAVRTATLRMTAVAGATGRPALSVPGAEVDGAPLGTCVVGPRGGDLALVSAAARWHEAIMQRD, encoded by the coding sequence GTGGCTGACGCCGGCGGGCCGCGGGTTCGGGTGGCGGGCGGGGCGGACGCCCCCGAGGGGCTCCTCGGCGCCGTGCTCGGGTACGAGGCCGCGCTCATGGCCGACGACCTCGATGCCCTGGCCGACTGGTTCGAGCCCGGCGACGACACGATGCGGGCGGATGCCTCGGGGCTGCTCGTCGGACACGACGCCATCACGCGCTTCCGCGGCCGGCGCGGTGGTGCGGGCGCGCGACGCGTCGTTGCGGTGCACGTGCTGCCCGTGGCGGACGGCGTCGCGCACGTCGTGGTCGCGCACGCGCCGGGCGCCGGCGGACGCGGCACGGTGAGCCAGCTCTGGCGCCGCGGGCAGGGGCGGTGGCGCATCGCGGCGGCGCACGTGACCGCCCCCGCGCCCGCGTTCGACCGGCGCACCTGGCGCACCCTCGGCGACCCGCTGCTGCCGCCGACCGCATCGGGCGCCCTCGACGGGCGGACGGTGGCGGTCAAGGACGTGTTCGCCGTGGCGGGGCATCCGATCGGCGCGGGGATCCCGGCGTACCTCGATGAGGCGCCGGTCGAACCGCGCTCGGCCGCGGCCGTCGACGCGCTGCGGGCCGCCGGTGCCGCGATCCGCGGCATCGCGCGCACGGACCAGTTCGCGTACAGCATCGCCGGGCGCAACCCCGCGTACGGCACCCCGCCGAACCCCGCCGTGCCGGGCGCGGTCTCGGGCGGCTCGACCAGCGGGCCGGCGTCGGCGGTGGCGCTGGGGCAGGCCGACCTCGGGCTCGGCACCGACACCGCGGGATCGATCCGGGTGCCGGCGTCGTACCAGGGCCTGTGGGGCCTCCGCACGACCCACGGGGCGGTCGACCGCGCCGGGGTGCTGCCGCTCGCGCCGCGATTCGACACCGTCGGCTGGCTGGCGCGCGACCGGGCGACGCTCGAGGCCGCGGCACGGGCGAGCCTGCCGCGCGCCGCGGGGGCGGATGCGGCCGGTGGGGCGCGCCCCCTCGACGACGCCGTGCTGCGCGTGGCGCCGGCCCTCCTCGAGGGGCTCGGGCCGGGTGTGCGGGAGGCGTTCGAGGCGGCCGTCCGAGCGCTGGGCGCCTCGGGATGCGAGGTGCGCGGGCTCGACGTGCCAGCCCTGGGCGCGGCGGCGCTCGACGCGCTGTTCGCGGCGTTCCGCACGGCGCAGGCCGCTGAGGCGTGGCGCGCGCACGGGACGTGGATCACCGCGCACCCGGACGCCCTCGCCCCGGACGTGGCCGCGCGCTTCGCCTGGGCCTCCGAGGTGACCGCCGACGACGAGGCCGCGGCGATCGCGGTGCTCGACGCGGCCCGTCGCGACATCGACGCGGCGCTCGGCGACGGGCTGCTCCTGCTGCCGTCGGCCGCGTCGGTCGCGCCGGCGCTCGACGCCGAGGGCGCCGACATCGAGGCGGTGCGGACGGCGACGCTGCGGATGACGGCGGTCGCCGGGGCGACGGGTCGCCCGGCGCTGTCGGTCCCGGGCGCGGAGGTCGACGGCGCGCCGCTCGGCACGTGCGTGGTCGGGCCGCGCGGCGGCGACCTCGCGCTGGTCTCGGCCGCGGCGCGCTGGCACGAGGCGATCATGCAACGCGACTGA
- the allB gene encoding allantoinase AllB, with protein MPDTPLHDLVVRADAALVDGRLAPAEIGVDDGVITAVAAAGSGLRGRETARVDGGRVLLPGVVDAHVHVNEPGRTEWEGFATATRAAAAGGVTTILDMPLNSIPPTIDPGALRVKREAAGRAAHVDVGFWGGAVPGNLGAGALRALHDAGVFGFKAFLSPSGVDEFPPLDAAGLDAALDELAAFDGLLIVHAEDPDVLDAHANDGGPSPRRFAESRPPQAELDAVRRVIAGIRRTGGRAHILHVSSAAVLPLVAEAKAEGLRLTAETCPHYLTLDLEHIPDGATAFKCCPPIRDEGNRDLLWQGLVDGTLDCVVSDHSPATADLKLGFDGDFGRAWGGISGLQLSLANVWTDARRRGIGLELVLDRMSRATADLAGLPHKGRIAVGADADLVAFDPDAAFTVEAAALRHRNPVSAYDGRTLTGVADAVWLRGTPIHPDGPPTGHLIDRPAEGSTR; from the coding sequence ATGCCCGATACCCCGCTCCACGACCTCGTCGTGCGCGCCGATGCCGCGCTCGTCGACGGCCGCCTCGCCCCTGCCGAGATCGGCGTCGACGACGGCGTGATCACCGCCGTCGCCGCCGCCGGCAGCGGCCTGCGCGGCCGCGAGACCGCACGGGTCGACGGCGGCCGCGTGCTGCTGCCGGGCGTCGTCGACGCCCACGTGCACGTGAACGAGCCCGGCCGCACCGAGTGGGAGGGCTTCGCGACCGCGACCCGCGCCGCCGCGGCCGGCGGGGTCACGACGATCCTCGACATGCCGCTCAACAGCATCCCGCCGACGATCGACCCCGGCGCACTGCGCGTGAAGCGCGAGGCGGCGGGCCGCGCGGCACACGTCGACGTCGGGTTCTGGGGCGGCGCGGTGCCCGGCAACCTCGGCGCGGGGGCGCTCCGCGCCCTCCACGACGCCGGCGTCTTCGGCTTCAAGGCGTTCCTGTCGCCGTCGGGCGTCGACGAGTTCCCGCCGCTCGACGCCGCGGGCCTCGACGCCGCGCTCGACGAGCTCGCCGCGTTCGACGGCCTGCTCATCGTGCACGCGGAGGACCCGGACGTGCTCGACGCGCACGCGAACGACGGCGGGCCGAGTCCGCGCCGGTTCGCCGAGTCCCGGCCGCCGCAGGCCGAGCTCGACGCGGTGCGCCGGGTCATCGCGGGCATCCGTCGCACCGGGGGCCGCGCGCACATCCTGCACGTGTCGTCGGCCGCGGTGCTGCCGCTCGTCGCCGAGGCCAAGGCCGAGGGGCTGCGCCTGACCGCCGAGACCTGCCCGCACTACCTGACGCTCGACCTCGAGCACATCCCCGACGGCGCGACGGCGTTCAAGTGCTGCCCGCCCATCCGCGACGAGGGCAACCGCGACCTGCTCTGGCAGGGGCTCGTCGACGGCACGCTCGACTGCGTCGTCTCCGACCACTCCCCTGCGACCGCCGACCTGAAGCTCGGCTTCGACGGCGACTTCGGTCGCGCCTGGGGCGGCATCTCCGGGCTCCAGCTCTCGCTCGCGAACGTCTGGACCGACGCGCGCCGCCGCGGCATCGGGCTGGAGCTCGTGCTCGACCGGATGTCGCGCGCCACTGCCGACCTGGCCGGCCTGCCGCACAAGGGGCGCATCGCCGTCGGCGCCGACGCCGACCTGGTCGCCTTCGACCCCGACGCGGCGTTCACCGTCGAGGCGGCCGCGCTGCGGCACCGCAACCCGGTCTCCGCCTACGACGGCAGGACGCTCACGGGCGTGGCCGACGCGGTGTGGCTGCGCGGCACGCCGATCCACCCCGACGGTCCGCCCACCGGGCACCTGATCGACCGTCCCGCCGAAGGGAGCACCCGATGA
- a CDS encoding pyridoxal-phosphate-dependent aminotransferase family protein, whose amino-acid sequence MGPGPVNADPRVLRAMSAQLVGQYDPSMTAYMNETMALYRGVFRTRNEATLLVDGTSRAGIEAALVSLLEPGDRVLVPIFGRFGHLLAEIAGRCGAEVHTIEVEWGEVVPPERIEAAMREVRPHLLAIVHGDTSTTVAQPLDELAAICAEHGALFYTDVTASLGGNAFEMDAWGLDAATAGLQKCLGGPSGSAPISLSPRAVERIESRKSIEAGIRSAGDAVRADPIRSNYFDLGMILDYWGEKRLNHHTEATTMLYGARECARLLLEEGMEHAIDRHRVNGAALAAGLSAMGLDLFGDQAHRMHNVVGVHIPDGVDGERVRGALIDDFAIEIGTSFGPLHGRIWRIGTMGYNARRDAVLTTLAALEQVLRAEGHPLTAGAGVGAARDSYADAAAAADAATGAGA is encoded by the coding sequence ATGGGACCCGGCCCCGTCAACGCCGACCCGCGCGTGCTGCGCGCCATGTCGGCGCAGCTCGTCGGCCAGTACGACCCGTCGATGACCGCGTACATGAACGAGACCATGGCGCTCTACCGCGGGGTGTTCCGCACCCGGAACGAGGCGACGCTGCTCGTGGACGGCACCTCGCGCGCGGGCATCGAGGCGGCGCTCGTCTCCCTGCTGGAGCCGGGCGACCGGGTGCTCGTGCCGATCTTCGGCCGGTTCGGCCACCTCCTCGCGGAGATCGCCGGTCGCTGCGGCGCCGAGGTGCACACGATCGAGGTCGAGTGGGGCGAGGTCGTTCCCCCCGAGCGCATCGAGGCCGCCATGCGCGAGGTGCGCCCCCACCTGCTCGCGATCGTGCACGGCGACACCTCCACGACGGTCGCCCAGCCGCTCGACGAGCTCGCCGCGATCTGCGCCGAGCACGGCGCGCTGTTCTACACCGACGTCACCGCCTCGCTCGGCGGCAACGCGTTCGAGATGGACGCCTGGGGCCTCGACGCCGCCACCGCCGGCCTGCAGAAGTGCCTCGGCGGCCCCTCGGGCAGCGCGCCGATCAGCCTCTCGCCGCGCGCGGTCGAGCGCATCGAGTCGCGCAAGAGCATCGAGGCGGGCATCCGCTCGGCCGGCGACGCCGTGCGCGCCGACCCCATCCGGTCGAACTACTTCGACCTCGGCATGATCCTCGACTACTGGGGCGAGAAGCGCCTCAACCACCACACCGAGGCCACCACGATGCTGTACGGCGCCCGCGAGTGCGCGCGCCTGCTGCTCGAGGAGGGCATGGAGCACGCGATCGACCGGCACCGCGTGAACGGCGCCGCGCTCGCCGCGGGCCTGTCGGCGATGGGCCTGGACCTGTTCGGCGACCAGGCGCACCGCATGCACAACGTGGTCGGCGTGCACATCCCCGACGGCGTCGACGGCGAACGCGTGCGCGGGGCCCTCATCGACGACTTCGCGATCGAGATCGGCACGAGCTTCGGCCCGCTGCACGGGAGGATCTGGCGCATCGGCACCATGGGATACAACGCCCGCCGCGACGCCGTGCTCACGACCCTCGCCGCCCTGGAGCAGGTGCTGCGGGCCGAGGGGCACCCGCTGACCGCGGGCGCGGGCGTGGGCGCCGCGCGCGACTCCTACGCCGACGCTGCCGCTGCCGCCGACGCGGCCACCGGGGCGGGCGCATGA
- the uraD gene encoding 2-oxo-4-hydroxy-4-carboxy-5-ureidoimidazoline decarboxylase, protein MPETPAPDAFRADLAACLHVARFVDDVAAGAPYDSFDALRTAASASAARLDAAEVDEALASHPRIGERPTGEGAAQSFSRAEQASADASDEDLARAIADGNRAYEERFGRVFLIRAAGRSRAEILSELRRRLELDDASELETVADQLAQIALLRLEQLYGGASAPIGAAA, encoded by the coding sequence ATGCCCGAGACGCCCGCGCCCGACGCCTTCCGCGCCGACCTCGCCGCGTGCCTGCACGTCGCCCGGTTCGTCGACGACGTGGCCGCCGGCGCCCCGTACGACTCGTTCGACGCCCTGCGCACCGCCGCGTCCGCATCGGCCGCCCGGCTCGACGCCGCCGAGGTCGACGAGGCGCTCGCGAGCCACCCCCGCATCGGCGAGCGGCCGACCGGCGAGGGGGCGGCCCAGTCGTTCTCGCGCGCCGAGCAGGCGTCGGCCGACGCATCGGACGAGGACCTGGCCCGCGCCATCGCCGACGGCAACCGGGCCTACGAGGAGCGGTTCGGCCGCGTCTTCCTCATCCGCGCCGCCGGCCGCAGCCGGGCCGAGATCCTGTCCGAGCTGCGGCGACGTCTGGAACTCGACGACGCGAGCGAGCTCGAGACGGTGGCCGACCAGCTCGCCCAGATCGCGCTGCTGCGGCTCGAGCAGCTCTACGGCGGCGCGTCGGCACCGATCGGAGCGGCGGCATGA
- a CDS encoding acetamidase/formamidase family protein, with protein MGGYRGVLQAGAGIDGGTAYLPAEPGALHWGRLPSRADAPVLTVDPGAVVVIDTVSHEGLLEDQGRDPLAFFGAEGVDREAVLAEAVALAASDRSRDPATDGPHVVTGPIRVRGAEPGDLLKITVLDTTPRVPYGVISNRHGRGALPGEYPQAPGNVSVFAPIAQDDAGEWSGGLPLVDGGERVVRFPLAPFFGIMGVAVDADERPHSVPPGPHGGNIDINLLTEGASLYLPVQVPGALAYVGDPHFAQGDGEVALTALEASLRGTLRFDVVAREDAVRAFGDVATPLAETGDYLVPTGMDPDLDLAMQDCVRHAIALLGARYGMAPHLAYAYLSAATDFDISQVVDLVKGVHARIRTSDFGAVRRG; from the coding sequence ATGGGCGGATATCGAGGAGTGCTCCAGGCGGGCGCGGGGATCGACGGCGGCACGGCCTACCTGCCCGCCGAGCCCGGGGCCCTGCACTGGGGGCGCCTGCCATCGCGCGCGGACGCACCCGTGCTGACCGTCGATCCGGGCGCCGTGGTCGTCATCGACACCGTCAGCCACGAGGGCCTCCTCGAGGACCAGGGGCGCGACCCGCTCGCGTTCTTCGGGGCCGAGGGCGTCGATCGGGAGGCGGTGCTCGCGGAGGCGGTCGCGCTCGCGGCATCCGACCGCTCGCGCGACCCGGCGACCGACGGGCCCCACGTCGTGACCGGCCCGATCCGGGTGCGCGGTGCCGAGCCCGGCGACCTGCTGAAGATCACGGTGCTCGACACCACGCCGCGGGTGCCGTACGGCGTCATCTCGAACCGGCACGGGCGGGGCGCGCTGCCCGGCGAGTACCCGCAGGCGCCGGGGAACGTGAGCGTCTTCGCCCCGATCGCGCAGGACGACGCGGGAGAGTGGTCGGGCGGCCTCCCGCTCGTCGACGGCGGCGAGCGGGTCGTGCGGTTCCCGCTGGCACCCTTCTTCGGCATCATGGGCGTCGCCGTCGATGCCGACGAGCGTCCGCACTCGGTGCCGCCCGGGCCGCACGGCGGCAACATCGACATCAACCTGCTCACCGAGGGCGCGTCGCTGTACCTGCCGGTGCAGGTGCCCGGTGCGCTCGCGTACGTCGGCGACCCGCACTTCGCCCAGGGCGACGGGGAGGTCGCGCTCACGGCGCTGGAGGCGTCGCTGCGCGGCACGCTGCGCTTCGACGTGGTCGCCCGGGAGGACGCGGTGCGCGCGTTCGGCGACGTGGCGACCCCGCTCGCCGAGACGGGCGACTACCTCGTGCCCACCGGCATGGACCCCGACCTCGACCTCGCGATGCAGGACTGCGTGCGGCACGCCATCGCGCTGCTCGGCGCGCGGTACGGCATGGCGCCGCACCTCGCCTACGCGTACCTCAGCGCGGCGACCGACTTCGACATCTCCCAGGTGGTCGACCTGGTGAAGGGCGTGCACGCCCGCATCCGCACCTCCGACTTCGGGGCGGTGCGGCGTGGCTGA